GAGTCGGTTGACCCGTCAGCaacaatagaaaacatttcgaaACGTGCTGCTTTGTCCCTTAGTTTTGACTGGAGATGTTTCCCAATATCTTCCACTCGCCGTGCAATTGTCGTGCGAGAAAGGCTGACGGCttcaaatgcattcttcttttcaggacacagttcctccaccactgctAGCAAGCACTTTTTTACGCATTCACCGTCGGAAAATGGCTTCACTTCTCTGCTCAAAATGTGAGCAACTCGGTAGCTTGCAATTACCGCCgcctcattttcttgtcttttcttgctaaatattCTCGTCAAGCCTCCAATTTCTTGTCGTAACTTAGCAATCTTTTCTGTGCGGCTCGAAGCAAGGATGCCGCCATACTTgttctttaaatttgtttcatagTGCCGTTTAATGTTGTCTTCCTTAAGAACAGCAacactttctttgcaaatcaAACACGTTGGCTTGTGTTGCATGAAAAAGTAAAGATCTGTCCAATTTTCTTGGAAGTTTCTGCAATCAGAGTCAACTCTTCGTTTCTTCAGCTCTCCCATTTCACCGGCGCGCAACTGTGAGCCGCCACGACGACATGACAACATTTTCGTACTACAGGCCCCGAAGGGTGTTGAGGGtgaattttgtgcagtttgacttttctttaaaaatggattccttggttattgaactaacaggaaaatacac
The Pomacea canaliculata isolate SZHN2017 linkage group LG2, ASM307304v1, whole genome shotgun sequence genome window above contains:
- the LOC112556316 gene encoding general transcription factor II-I repeat domain-containing protein 2A-like, whose translation is MLSCRRGGSQLRAGEMGELKKRRVDSDCRNFQENWTDLYFFMQHKPTCLICKESVAVLKEDNIKRHYETNLKNKYGGILASSRTEKIAKLRQEIGGLTRIFSKKRQENEAAVIASYRVAHILSREVKPFSDGECVKKCLLAVVEELCPEKKNARRVEDIGKHLQSKLRDKAARFEMFSIVADGSTDSSDTAQLLVFIRGTNNDFELTEELAAMRGMHGNTTGEDLFKEVSAVIEGLALPWEKLVGVTTDGARSMVGCHSGLASRVIRKVVESNGTEPLRLHCIIHQQNLCGKVLNVDHVMKSVVSTVNFIRSQALNHRTF